In one window of Numida meleagris isolate 19003 breed g44 Domestic line unplaced genomic scaffold, NumMel1.0 unplaced_Scaffold395, whole genome shotgun sequence DNA:
- the LOC110391524 gene encoding glucosylceramidase-like, producing MQDPSRGAVPGGGPRVAGDFELKHFNLTEEDTRMKIPILRAAQAVAARPLSLYASPWTSPVWMKTNGAMTGRGTLKGNPGDRYHRAWANYFVRFLDEYAKHNLSFWAVTAGNEPTAGEIVFYPFQCLGFSPEHQRDFIARDLGPALANSSHRGVRLIILDDQRLMLPYWAQVVLKDPVAASYISGIGIHWYLDFLAPIDLTLSITHHLFPDYFLLSTEASTGSYFWEPRVVLGGWERGAKYSHSILTDLNNYVTGWTDWNLATGSSFSSSRDTKAKVSAPCAADSSQSALYL from the exons GGCGACTTTGAGCTGAAGCACTTCAACCTGACCGAGGAGGACACGCGGATGAAG ATCCCCATCCTGCGGGCGGCCCAGGCCGTGGCGGCGCGGCCGCTGTCGCTCTACGCCAGCCCGTGGACGTCCCCGGTGTGGATGAAGACGAACGGAGCCATGACGGGGAGGGGGACGCTGAAGGGGAACCCGGGGGACCGCTACCACCGGGCCTGGGCCAACTACTTCGTCCG GTTCCTGGACGAATACGCCAAGCACAACCTGAGTTTCTGGGCGGTGACGGCGGGGAACGAGCCCACGGCCGGCGAGATCGTCTTCTACCCCTTCCAGTGCCTGGGCTTCTCCCCCGAGCACCAGCGGGATTTCATCGCGCGGGACCTGGGCCCCGCGTTGGCCAACAGCTCGCACCGCGGCGTGCGGCTCATCATCCTGGACGACCAGAGGCTGATGCTGCCCTACTGGGCGCAAGTG GTCCTCAAAGACCCCGTGGCCGCCAGCTACATCAGCGGCATCGGCATCCACTGGTACCTGGACTTCCTGGCGCCCATCGACCTCACGCTGtccatcacccaccacctcttcCCCGATTATTTCCTCCTCTCCACGGAAGCTTCCACCGGCTCCTACTTCTGGGAGCCCCgggtggtgctggggggctggGAGCGCGGCGCCAAGTACAGCCACAGCATCCTGACG GACCTGAACAACTACGTGACGGGCTGGACCGACTGGAACCTGGC CACGGGCAGCAGCTTCTCCTCGAGCAGGGACACGAAGGCCAAGGTGTCAGCGCCCTGCGCGGCCGACAGCTCGCAGTCAGCGTTGTACCTCTAA